The Paraburkholderia sp. PREW-6R genomic interval GTCGCCGGTGATGTCGGTCTGGATCAGACCTGGCGTGATCGAATTGACGCGAATGCTGTCCGCCCCGAATTCGCGGGCCATCGCGCGTGCGAGGCCAAGCACGCCGGCCTTGGCGGCGCTGTAATGAGGGCCGCCGAAGATACCGCCGCCGCGTTGCGCGGAGACCGACGACATGCAGACGATGCTGCCGTCTTTCTGATCTTTCATCGCCGGCAGCACGGCTTGCGACATGTAGAGTGTGCCGCGAAGGTTGACGTCGACGATTGCGTCGAAGCTGGCTGCGTTGATATCGAGTGTGCGCACCGGCTGCGTGATGCCGGCGTTATTGATCAGGCCGTCGATACGGCCAAAGCGCTCCAGCGTCGCTTTGGCGGCGGCTACGCAGGCATCCTTGTCGGTGACGTCGCAGGCCAGGCCGAGGTGCGCTTCGCCAAGGTCGGCGGCGGCGTTTTTTGCATCTTCCTCGCGCAGATCGAGGATCACAACTCGCGCGCCTTGTGCGGCCAGCGCCTTAGCGGTTGCCTTGCCAATTCCACGCGGCGAAGCCGCACCTGTCACGATCACGACCTTGTTCTCTAGCAGCATGAGTGTCTCCTGAGTGTTGACGTAGTGCTGCCAGTGTCAACTACGTGGTCAGTCGCATCAACGCCGTATCGCTCAACTTTGCTTGAGAAATTTTCAGGTGATCAGCACTGCAGGGTACGGCATGCAAAGCGTGCGTGCCGCGCCGCTGCACAACACAAGAGCGCGCGTCCCGCACCGGTGACGCGGCATGCAGGAAAACCCTCGGATACCGCCGAATAATTCAGGCAGGAGCTTGCGTGATCAGGATGGGCGCACCTTATGTCCCACCTCACGCTCCACCCATGCGATGAATCGCGCGACGCGTGGCAACTCCGCATTCTGTGGCGGATAGACCAGATGGTGCGCGCCGACCTCGACCGCGTAGCTCTCGTCGAAGACCGGCACGAGCGCGCCGTCGCGCATGCGCACCGACGCGAGCATCTGGCTTTCGAGCGCGATGCCAAGGCCGAGTGCCGCTGTTTCGAGCGACATGTACGAGCGATCGAACGAGAAGTCGAATGTCTTGTGCGCGGCCGCTACGCCCGTACGCCCGAACCACTGCTTCCATTGCACGAGCGGCGTCTCCGAAAAGATCAGGCGATGCTCCAGCAGATCTTCCGGCGTCCTGACCGGGTGCTTCGCCAGATAGGCAGGCGAGGCGAGCGGCGTGATGAACTCGTTGCGCAGCGTTCTGACTTCGAGGTCAGGCCAGTTCGCATAGCCGTGGCGCAAGTCGATGTCGTAGTACCCGCTGGTAAACGATACGCTTTCGTACGAGCACGCCACGTTCAACTGGATATCGCCATTGGCTTCCTGAAACGATTCCAGCCGCGGCAGCAGCCACATCAGGCCGAAGCTGGGACTGGAATGCACGCGCAGGATTTCGACGTCCGCGCGGCTCGACGCACGCTCGGTTGCGCGATTCAGATCCGCGAGAGAGCCCGTGACGTCGGACAGGTAGCGCTCGCCGGTGGAGGTCAGCACGAGGCCGCGACCTGACCGGTAGAACAGGGGCTGACCGATGATCGATTCGAGATTGCTGATCTGATGGCTCACGGCCGACGCGGTGAGCCCCAGTTCCTCGGCCGCGCGATTGACGCTCTTCGTTCTGGCCACGCTCTCGAAAGCAATGATGGCTTTCACGGGTGGGATACGCATAGTGAAAATTTTTTCAGCCGCAGTTGAAGGAAACAGCCTTGTTCGTATTCGCCGTGCCTGCATTCTTTGGGCAGACCGGATCAGCGGGCAATGAGGTGCGCCCAAAGCCAGGCCGGCAGCTTGATGGCCGGAAGTGCGGTCGACCATAAGCAGGCATGGCGCAGCGCAACAACTGCCCAGAAGACAGCAATGGATTATCCGACTTTCCTTTGCAATATGCGACCCGTCCTGTCGCATCGTCACTCCTTTTGATTCATTGCATCGTTGATCTGATCGCAGGCGCCTGTCGCGCAGCCGTCAGGGGAACGTCGTGCCTGTCAAACGGATTCGTTTATCGAGCGCATCGAGCGCATCGAGCGCATCAGGTGCGTCAGGTGCGTCAGGTGCATGAACTGCATCAGGCAGCGTCGCACGAAGAAAGTCATATGGCGTGCCGCGCAGAAGTTGCGCAAGCAGACGACTCATGGTTGAAGCGCCTTGCCAGTCGGCCGCACGTTCGATCGTCAAGAGCTTTGGACCGACCGACGTGCTGAAGGGATCCGCTCGAATTCAATGGCCAGCCGATCGATTCGTCATCGAGCGGTCTGGCAGTTGCGGGTACACACTTGCGTAAACGCTAGGCGCTGCTCAAAACGGCACACCCTGTCATTCGATATTCAGCCGTACTACACGTAAATGGCAGAAGCGTTCGCGCTCGCATGCAAGTTTCCCGACACGCCGATGGTGCTGAACCGCACCGGCATGCCAGTGGATCGCGCGCCCGAAGAAAAATCGACGCATGGAAACGCAGCATGACGCTGCACGCATCACTTGACGACCGTACCGCGCTTCTTCATGACCACGCAGAGCGCGTGTACCGCCTGTGGCTCGCGTGCACGCGCGGTTCATGCCGGTTCGTCCAGTATCGACGAATCGAACGGCGCCATTCTGCGCAGCGCGAGCCGGAAATCGCGCGCAATCGACGACAGTGCCGCATCGCGCCGCCGGATCAGGCCGATGGTTCGTGCGACAGTGGGGTTCACGAGCGGCCGTATCGCGATGCGCGCATGCGTGTCGCGCGGCGCCGCACAGCGTGGAATGATGGAGATGCCGAGGCCTGCTTCGACCAGTCCGAGCGAAGTGGTCAGATGTTCAATCTCGATCAGCCGGTCCGGGCGCCAGTCGATGTCCCTGAGCGCGGCGTCGAGCATGCGCCGGTTGCCGCTCGTCGTACCCGACACGATCAGCGGCCACGGACGCAGTTCGGGCCACGTCACGTGCTCGCTCGCGGCGAGCGGATGATCCACAGGGCAGGCCAGCACATAGGGATCGACGAGCAGCGCGTCGATGTCCAGCTCCGGCGACTCGTTCACCAGAAACGCAATGCCGAATTCCGCGTCGCCGGTCGTCACGCGCTGCACCACCGTGGCGAGATCGGCCTCGATCAGCCGCAGGCGCACTTCTGGACGACGCTTGTGATAATGGCCGACGATCTTCGGCAGCATGAACTTGGCGGCGGTCGGAATACAGGCAATCGTCAACTGACCCGTGCGAATCCGCGTCGCTTCACACACGAGTTGCAGCGAAGCATCGAGTTCGCGCAGCACGCCCTGTGCACGCGGCAGCAGCAACACACCTGAAGAAGTCAGCGCGACGTGACGCGTGGTGCGCTCGAACAGCAGCGTATCCAGTGCGTCTTCGAGCCTTTTGATGCGCCGCGTCAAAGCGGAGGGCGACAGATGCAGTTCGAGCGCCGCGTCGTTAAACGACGCGTGCGACGCCACCGAGACGAATGCTCGAAGCGCGTCGAGATCGACGCCTGGAAAACGGTTCATCTGATTCCCGCTTACTCTTGCACGTGACGCAATAATAATCACGTCACGTGCAATTCACAAATGGGCGTCGGCTGCGGATACTGAATGCACGACACGTTCCAAGCAAACCGATCCGCGCAAGGCCCCAACCGATGAACCAGCACAACGACATAGGCGCAAACCCTTACACCGGCGGCATTGCCTCTTTTGTCGCAGGCTTGCGCTACGAGGCGATTCCCGACGACGTGCGGGCGCGGATCAAACTCCTGATCCTCGACTCGCTCGGCTGCGCGATATTTGGCGCAGGTTTGCCGTGGAGCCGCATCCTCGCGCAGACGCTGCAGCGTGTCGACAGCACGCCCGGCTGTCATGTCTGGGGTATGCCGATGCGTTTGTCCGCGCCGCACGCTGCACTCGTCAACGGTACGCTGATCCAGAGTTTCGAACTCGACGACGTGCATCGCGTCGGCGTGTTGCATGTCGGCGCAGTCACGCTGCCCGCGGTGCTCGCTGTCGCCGAATTGCTGCGCGCCGATACGCCGATGACCGGCCGCGAATTCCTGCGGGCCTGCGTGGCCGGGTACGAAGTCGGTCCACGTGTGGGCATGTGTATGGGACCGGAGCATATCGCGCAGGGTTGGCATTCGGGTGCGACCGTCGGCGTCTTCTCCGCGGCGGCTGGCGCGGCCGCGGGGTTGCGGCTGGGCGCACAGCAGACGGTGCACGCACTCGGAATCGGCGGCACGCAATCGGCGGGATTGATGGCCGCCCAGTTCGGCGCGATGGTCAAACGCATGCATGCGGGCCGCGCCGCGCAAAGCGGGCTGTATGGCGCGCTGCTCGCGCAGAACGGCTTCACCGGCATCGTCGACGTATTCGAGAACCCGTATGGCG includes:
- a CDS encoding MmgE/PrpD family protein, which translates into the protein MNQHNDIGANPYTGGIASFVAGLRYEAIPDDVRARIKLLILDSLGCAIFGAGLPWSRILAQTLQRVDSTPGCHVWGMPMRLSAPHAALVNGTLIQSFELDDVHRVGVLHVGAVTLPAVLAVAELLRADTPMTGREFLRACVAGYEVGPRVGMCMGPEHIAQGWHSGATVGVFSAAAGAAAGLRLGAQQTVHALGIGGTQSAGLMAAQFGAMVKRMHAGRAAQSGLYGALLAQNGFTGIVDVFENPYGGFCSTFSRSSDRFDLTQLVDGLGERFETMRIALKFYSCVGSNHTTLDAIRAMQARHPFGAADVERIVVHGSRVTVDHVGWKYVPQGLTSAQLNLPYCVATLLLEGDVFVDQFSEEKVTDAERMTLADKVQVVEDPAITARGSKLRHMVRVEVELRDGTRLEETVEAQRGSEHAFASEADIVAKMQKLAAHRIDAQQIARIVDWVMHAEDQPDASELARLLATAA
- a CDS encoding LysR family transcriptional regulator — protein: MNRFPGVDLDALRAFVSVASHASFNDAALELHLSPSALTRRIKRLEDALDTLLFERTTRHVALTSSGVLLLPRAQGVLRELDASLQLVCEATRIRTGQLTIACIPTAAKFMLPKIVGHYHKRRPEVRLRLIEADLATVVQRVTTGDAEFGIAFLVNESPELDIDALLVDPYVLACPVDHPLAASEHVTWPELRPWPLIVSGTTSGNRRMLDAALRDIDWRPDRLIEIEHLTTSLGLVEAGLGISIIPRCAAPRDTHARIAIRPLVNPTVARTIGLIRRRDAALSSIARDFRLALRRMAPFDSSILDEPA
- a CDS encoding SDR family NAD(P)-dependent oxidoreductase, whose translation is MLLENKVVIVTGAASPRGIGKATAKALAAQGARVVILDLREEDAKNAAADLGEAHLGLACDVTDKDACVAAAKATLERFGRIDGLINNAGITQPVRTLDINAASFDAIVDVNLRGTLYMSQAVLPAMKDQKDGSIVCMSSVSAQRGGGIFGGPHYSAAKAGVLGLARAMAREFGADSIRVNSITPGLIQTDITGDKLTAEMRTEIIKGIPLGRLGDAADVANACLFLVSDLSTYLTGVTLDVNGGMLIH
- a CDS encoding LysR substrate-binding domain-containing protein; this translates as MRIPPVKAIIAFESVARTKSVNRAAEELGLTASAVSHQISNLESIIGQPLFYRSGRGLVLTSTGERYLSDVTGSLADLNRATERASSRADVEILRVHSSPSFGLMWLLPRLESFQEANGDIQLNVACSYESVSFTSGYYDIDLRHGYANWPDLEVRTLRNEFITPLASPAYLAKHPVRTPEDLLEHRLIFSETPLVQWKQWFGRTGVAAAHKTFDFSFDRSYMSLETAALGLGIALESQMLASVRMRDGALVPVFDESYAVEVGAHHLVYPPQNAELPRVARFIAWVEREVGHKVRPS